Proteins from one Bdellovibrio svalbardensis genomic window:
- a CDS encoding AraC family transcriptional regulator yields the protein MSSGANKLKKMHPIESLGIAPASRGDIRIERLEDRLTPKVPFPHKHNFFQIVVIMSSSGRHEIDFKSYPVKTRQVFVIKPGQVHAWQLSTKTKGFIIEYTEDSFSAKKVSNSSLRKDNPAKRSRLLPDHFKFAVSDSPLSLNFLELMESEYIQKNENYEACLQNYLEIFLIHLLRVTQSEVHRHSKQEDLVAKFMDLVEAHFHEEHHVQFYADHLQLSAKSLSVRIQKILGKPAKEIILQRCLLEAKRLLANSQLSVADIGYELGFDDPNYFSRFLKQNMTVSAMQFRKQKRTAPRNKN from the coding sequence ATGAGCAGCGGCGCAAACAAACTCAAAAAAATGCATCCGATTGAATCACTTGGTATCGCTCCGGCATCACGGGGCGATATCCGTATTGAACGATTGGAAGACCGCTTAACTCCCAAGGTCCCTTTTCCGCACAAGCATAATTTTTTTCAGATTGTTGTGATCATGTCTTCAAGTGGAAGACATGAAATTGACTTCAAAAGTTATCCCGTCAAAACAAGACAGGTCTTCGTCATCAAACCCGGACAAGTGCATGCATGGCAGCTTTCAACGAAGACCAAAGGGTTTATCATCGAATACACAGAGGATTCATTCTCTGCTAAAAAGGTTTCCAACAGCTCGCTTCGCAAAGACAACCCGGCCAAGCGCAGTCGATTGCTTCCGGATCACTTTAAGTTTGCAGTCAGCGATTCTCCGCTCTCTTTGAATTTCCTGGAGTTGATGGAGTCTGAGTACATTCAAAAGAATGAAAATTACGAAGCCTGCTTGCAGAACTATTTAGAGATCTTTCTGATTCATCTTTTGCGAGTGACGCAATCTGAAGTTCACCGTCATTCTAAACAGGAAGATCTGGTCGCAAAATTTATGGATTTGGTGGAGGCTCATTTTCACGAGGAACATCATGTTCAGTTCTATGCTGATCACTTACAGCTCTCAGCCAAGTCCCTGTCTGTGCGAATTCAAAAAATCTTAGGGAAGCCTGCGAAAGAGATAATTTTGCAACGCTGTCTTTTAGAGGCCAAAAGACTCCTCGCCAATTCGCAATTATCAGTGGCCGATATTGGCTATGAGTTGGGCTTTGATGATCCTAATTACTTTAGCCGATTCTTAAAGCAAAACATGACAGTCAGTGCGATGCAGTTCCGGAAACAAAAGCGAACTGCACCTCGTAACAAAAACTAG
- the dbpA gene encoding ATP-dependent RNA helicase DbpA, translating into MNSTDFSSLALSPELLSVVQELGYEELTPIQAASIPLLLDGKDIIGQSKTGSGKTAAFSLPILNKLDLSNQNIQALVICPTRELATQVVGEIRKLGRRHVGLKVLPLIGGQTGREQAQSLEKGVHIAVGTPGRILDHMNRERIDLSDLATVIFDEADKMLEMGFEKELRAIMKDVPAKRQTALFSATFPEAIQSLSRRYQRNPMQIIVAEPEGQSSSIEQIVYETEAEYKTNTLMRILQQHPSNSTIVFCNMKATVNEITETIQENDVPCASLHGDLDQRERDRVMAMFRNGSIPLLIATDVAARGLDIENLEMVVNYDLPAQPETYVHRIGRTGRAGRTGTAVSLAGPRDTLKLLELEKLTGGKFLRPALGFKNQHGLNKFAHQAAMQTISISGGRKDKLRPGDILGALTGAAGGLTAADVGKIEMHDKFTYVAIAANVVDQALDRLRTGKIKGNKYQVKMMK; encoded by the coding sequence TTGAACTCTACTGACTTTTCATCCCTAGCCTTATCCCCTGAATTGCTTTCTGTTGTCCAAGAACTGGGCTACGAAGAGCTGACACCAATCCAGGCGGCAAGTATTCCATTGCTTTTGGATGGCAAGGACATCATCGGACAATCAAAAACCGGCAGCGGAAAGACCGCGGCTTTTTCTTTGCCGATCTTAAATAAACTCGATCTCTCTAATCAAAACATTCAAGCCTTAGTCATCTGTCCTACCCGCGAACTCGCAACTCAAGTGGTGGGTGAGATTAGAAAATTGGGACGTCGACATGTGGGCCTGAAGGTTCTGCCTTTGATCGGAGGCCAAACCGGTCGTGAGCAAGCTCAGTCTTTGGAAAAAGGCGTCCATATTGCCGTGGGAACTCCGGGTCGCATCCTGGATCATATGAACCGCGAGCGCATTGATCTCAGTGACCTCGCAACAGTGATCTTTGATGAAGCTGATAAAATGTTAGAGATGGGCTTTGAAAAAGAACTTCGCGCCATCATGAAAGATGTGCCCGCAAAGCGCCAGACCGCTCTGTTTTCTGCAACCTTCCCCGAGGCCATTCAATCTTTGAGTCGTCGCTATCAACGAAATCCTATGCAGATCATCGTTGCTGAACCTGAAGGCCAAAGTTCTTCGATTGAGCAAATTGTGTATGAGACAGAAGCCGAATACAAAACCAACACTTTAATGCGCATTCTTCAACAGCATCCTTCCAACTCAACGATCGTGTTCTGTAATATGAAAGCGACCGTGAATGAGATCACGGAAACAATTCAAGAAAATGACGTTCCGTGCGCAAGTCTGCACGGCGATTTGGATCAACGCGAACGGGATCGAGTCATGGCGATGTTCCGCAATGGCAGCATTCCATTACTGATTGCAACGGATGTTGCCGCACGCGGCTTGGATATTGAAAATCTGGAGATGGTTGTGAACTACGATCTTCCGGCACAACCTGAAACTTACGTTCACCGCATCGGTCGTACCGGCCGCGCGGGTCGTACGGGGACGGCCGTCAGCCTCGCGGGACCGCGCGACACCTTGAAGCTGCTCGAACTTGAAAAACTCACGGGTGGTAAATTCCTTCGCCCTGCTTTGGGATTTAAGAATCAGCATGGCTTGAACAAATTTGCACATCAAGCGGCCATGCAAACGATTTCCATTTCCGGCGGACGCAAAGACAAACTCAGACCCGGCGACATCTTAGGAGCGTTGACGGGTGCCGCTGGCGGTCTGACTGCGGCCGACGTGGGTAAAATTGAAATGCACGATAAGTTTACTTATGTCGCCATCGCTGCCAACGTCGTTGACCAGGCTTTAGACCGTCTTCGTACAGGTAAAATCAAAGGCAACAAATACCAAGTTAAAATGATGAAGTAA
- a CDS encoding HAMP domain-containing methyl-accepting chemotaxis protein: MLAFLPIAGFSFTGYSSYKDVQSLNELLDSVHQGLVPSIESIAAFDLGRESLNGHVWEALAHENDINSRTEMAKDLTADIANIQEAVESYKKTSFDSFEKEHFPTVEKDTKEYLSLAKQIQTLLISENPADLLSVKKIMDGRIHDLNKVVGEYSDKVISQEYANAEADRKLAKATESRVVKFLIVATVLMGGGVAMLLILLGRRIVVKVSLTSHAVEAASTQVAVAIEQLSAASNELAQSSTRTAASLEEAVATVEEIGAQVSINSESSKKASDLARLSSETASSGEKELKNLFECMQSISKSSKKMLDIIDVIDDIAFQTNLLALNASVEAARAGEQGKGFAVVADAVRTLAQRSAEAAKDINQLISTSANQVDQGVKASQVSSEVLRSICENINKVMTLNNEIAHGSEEQTQRILLLSQALEVLDSSSQSNASSAEEVSSTAAEIASQSEAVQGQIHELGVLIDGGEGDEPSLQAAQFTRTRAA; this comes from the coding sequence ATGTTGGCCTTTCTGCCTATCGCCGGCTTTAGCTTTACTGGCTATTCCTCATACAAAGATGTCCAATCGTTAAATGAGCTTCTTGATAGCGTGCATCAAGGCCTTGTCCCTAGCATTGAAAGTATCGCCGCTTTTGACTTAGGTCGGGAGTCTTTAAACGGCCATGTTTGGGAGGCTTTAGCTCACGAAAATGATATAAATTCTCGCACCGAAATGGCCAAAGATTTAACTGCGGACATTGCGAACATTCAAGAGGCCGTAGAAAGTTATAAGAAAACTTCTTTCGACTCATTTGAAAAAGAACATTTTCCCACGGTAGAGAAAGATACAAAAGAGTATCTCTCTTTGGCGAAACAAATTCAAACCTTACTGATATCAGAAAATCCAGCGGACCTTCTCTCTGTAAAAAAAATTATGGACGGTCGCATTCATGATCTGAACAAAGTAGTCGGCGAATACTCTGATAAAGTAATCAGTCAGGAGTATGCCAATGCAGAGGCCGACCGGAAGTTAGCTAAAGCCACAGAATCAAGAGTTGTCAAATTTCTGATTGTTGCAACAGTCCTGATGGGCGGCGGGGTTGCAATGCTATTGATTCTTCTGGGGCGCAGGATCGTCGTGAAAGTCTCTCTGACTTCGCATGCTGTTGAAGCTGCCAGTACTCAGGTGGCTGTCGCTATCGAACAACTGTCGGCAGCAAGTAATGAGCTGGCGCAATCTTCCACAAGAACGGCAGCGTCTTTAGAGGAAGCGGTGGCAACGGTTGAAGAAATCGGTGCCCAGGTGAGTATAAACTCTGAGAGCTCGAAGAAGGCTTCGGATCTGGCGCGCTTATCAAGTGAGACGGCGAGCAGTGGAGAAAAGGAACTAAAGAATTTATTTGAGTGCATGCAAAGCATCTCAAAATCCTCAAAAAAGATGTTGGATATCATTGATGTCATCGACGATATCGCTTTCCAAACAAACCTTTTGGCTTTGAATGCCTCTGTCGAAGCCGCCCGGGCTGGAGAACAAGGCAAGGGCTTTGCAGTCGTCGCGGATGCCGTTCGTACTTTAGCGCAGCGAAGTGCCGAGGCCGCCAAAGATATCAATCAGTTGATCTCGACATCAGCAAATCAGGTGGATCAGGGTGTTAAAGCCAGTCAGGTGAGTAGTGAAGTCTTGCGTTCGATTTGTGAGAATATCAATAAGGTGATGACTCTTAATAACGAAATTGCTCATGGAAGCGAAGAGCAGACTCAGCGTATCCTTTTACTGTCGCAGGCCCTGGAAGTTCTGGATAGTTCTTCTCAAAGCAATGCCTCTTCTGCAGAAGAAGTTTCATCGACGGCGGCAGAAATTGCGTCACAAAGCGAAGCAGTCCAAGGCCAAATACATGAATTGGGTGTTTTGATTGATGGCGGTGAGGGCGACGAGCCTTCGCTGCAGGCGGCTCAATTTACAAGGACGCGAGCCGCTTAA
- a CDS encoding S9 family peptidase, with translation MKSAKKVKTPLAAPVAPKYPKTFKNHNDVRVDDYFWLRDRKHPETMKYLNAENKYFENHMKPLQTLKNKLFKEMKSRIKENDSTVPAPDGNYLYSSKFKKGKQYAIHVRKPKKGGSEKVILDGNVLAKGKEYFQLSSMNLAYDENLLAYGVDFDGSERYALHFKNLKTGKTLPEVIKNTNGSCEWAKDSQTFFYVVLDANLRPFQVYRHTMGDNPKKDTLVFEEKDPQHFVGLYQSQSKDYIYIHTAGKVTSEIWYLRADDPNGKFKCFEARKENIEYNVMDREGHFWIHTNYKATNFQIMKTPLEKTGRKHWKTVFKNSDKVLREGFSVFADYLVISEREAGLPQIRIYDFEKKKDHLISFSDDAYDVEVGGGNREYHTDLLRIAYSSPITPDSVIEYNMKTRKSKVLKTKEVKGHKKSNYVCERVWVKSHDGVKVPLTLVYKKGFKKNGKAPGYLYGYGSYGMSIPDAFPVRRDVFRLIDRGFVYALAHPRGGSEMGRSWYEDGKFLKKKNTFKDFIACGDYLVSNNWVAKDKLAACGGSAGGMLMGACMNMRPDLFTAVAAHVPFVDVINTMFDKDLPLTQIEYKEWGNPADKKYYKYMKSYSPYDNVEKKAYPNLFVTCGLNDPRVTYWEPAKWVAKLRELKTNDNALVFKTNMGAGHFGVSGRFDHLWEQAEEFAFILKTFGLA, from the coding sequence ATGAAATCAGCAAAAAAAGTGAAGACTCCCCTCGCGGCACCTGTTGCTCCGAAATATCCAAAGACTTTTAAAAATCATAACGACGTTCGCGTCGATGACTACTTCTGGCTTCGCGATAGAAAACATCCGGAAACGATGAAGTACCTGAATGCGGAAAATAAGTACTTTGAAAATCATATGAAGCCTTTGCAGACTTTGAAGAACAAGCTCTTCAAAGAAATGAAGTCACGCATCAAGGAAAATGACTCCACCGTTCCCGCTCCAGATGGCAACTATCTTTACTCTTCTAAATTCAAAAAGGGTAAACAGTACGCGATCCACGTGCGCAAACCTAAAAAAGGTGGCAGCGAAAAGGTCATTCTTGACGGCAACGTTCTTGCCAAGGGAAAAGAGTATTTCCAGCTAAGCAGCATGAATTTGGCTTATGATGAAAATCTATTGGCCTATGGCGTGGACTTCGATGGTTCCGAGCGCTACGCCCTTCACTTTAAAAACTTGAAAACTGGAAAGACTTTGCCGGAAGTGATCAAGAACACCAATGGTTCTTGTGAATGGGCGAAAGACAGCCAGACATTTTTCTATGTGGTGCTGGATGCGAATCTTCGTCCTTTCCAAGTTTATCGCCATACTATGGGTGACAATCCTAAGAAAGACACTTTGGTCTTTGAAGAAAAAGATCCTCAGCATTTTGTTGGTCTTTATCAATCGCAATCCAAAGACTATATCTACATTCATACCGCTGGCAAAGTGACCTCGGAAATTTGGTACTTGAGAGCTGACGATCCAAATGGAAAGTTTAAATGCTTTGAAGCTCGTAAGGAAAACATCGAATACAATGTTATGGACCGCGAAGGCCATTTCTGGATTCATACGAACTACAAAGCGACCAACTTCCAAATCATGAAAACGCCGCTTGAGAAAACCGGCCGCAAGCACTGGAAAACCGTATTCAAAAATTCAGACAAAGTGTTGCGCGAAGGTTTTTCTGTCTTTGCCGACTACTTGGTTATTTCAGAGCGCGAGGCGGGCCTGCCACAAATTCGCATCTATGATTTTGAAAAGAAAAAAGATCATCTGATCTCATTCTCTGACGATGCTTATGATGTGGAAGTTGGTGGCGGCAATCGCGAATACCATACGGACTTACTGCGTATTGCCTATTCCTCCCCGATCACTCCGGATTCAGTCATTGAGTACAACATGAAGACCCGCAAATCGAAGGTTCTAAAGACCAAAGAAGTGAAGGGTCATAAGAAGTCGAATTATGTCTGCGAGCGTGTGTGGGTGAAGTCTCATGATGGCGTGAAAGTTCCTCTGACTTTGGTTTACAAAAAGGGCTTTAAGAAGAATGGCAAAGCGCCCGGCTATCTTTACGGCTACGGTTCGTATGGCATGAGCATCCCTGATGCCTTCCCGGTCCGTCGTGACGTTTTCCGTTTGATTGATCGCGGCTTTGTATATGCCTTGGCACATCCTCGCGGTGGCTCTGAAATGGGTCGCTCTTGGTATGAAGACGGCAAGTTCTTGAAAAAGAAAAACACCTTCAAAGACTTTATCGCTTGCGGCGATTACCTCGTGAGCAATAACTGGGTGGCGAAAGACAAACTTGCCGCTTGCGGTGGCAGTGCCGGTGGTATGTTGATGGGTGCTTGCATGAATATGCGCCCTGATCTGTTCACAGCCGTAGCGGCTCACGTGCCTTTTGTGGATGTTATCAATACGATGTTTGATAAAGATCTTCCTCTGACACAAATTGAATACAAAGAGTGGGGAAATCCTGCTGACAAGAAATACTACAAGTACATGAAAAGCTACTCCCCTTACGACAATGTCGAAAAGAAAGCTTATCCGAACTTGTTTGTGACTTGTGGCTTGAACGATCCACGCGTGACTTACTGGGAACCGGCGAAGTGGGTGGCGAAACTACGTGAACTCAAAACGAATGACAACGCTCTCGTCTTTAAGACGAATATGGGCGCCGGTCACTTCGGTGTGTCCGGTCGTTTCGACCATCTTTGGGAGCAAGCCGAGGAGTTTGCGTTTATATTGAAGACTTTTGGTTTGGCTTAG